A portion of the Clostridium gelidum genome contains these proteins:
- a CDS encoding tetratricopeptide repeat protein: MENKNYLYINYLNMARNLRTENNLLKALKFYKKAYSLDTGKNDIELLMDMALIYDEIGLFSEAEEKYREVLKLDEDEAMAYYGLAILYDKSADLEKAKTYYKKAIEKNPNYDKAYFFLANLYDEQGETDKAIYNYKIVIEINPKDLWGYANLACILEELNRNEEALNCIDKALEVSPKHYKILFNKGVILNKLNNVEESKEYYKQSIVENPKYPYSFLNLAVIYREEENFEKAIEVISKGIMENEEEGFLYYNRACFYVNIKENLKALKDVEKSIQLDDLFLDYMKKDKELNPIREFEEYKKFNYIGE, translated from the coding sequence ATGGAAAATAAAAATTATTTATATATCAATTATTTAAATATGGCAAGAAACTTAAGAACGGAAAATAATTTATTAAAAGCTCTTAAATTTTATAAGAAGGCATATTCACTTGATACAGGTAAAAATGATATAGAACTATTAATGGATATGGCATTAATATATGATGAAATTGGACTCTTTAGTGAAGCTGAGGAAAAATATCGTGAAGTTTTAAAGCTAGATGAAGATGAGGCGATGGCTTACTATGGATTAGCTATATTATATGATAAAAGTGCTGATTTAGAAAAAGCTAAGACATATTATAAAAAGGCAATAGAAAAAAATCCTAATTATGATAAAGCATATTTTTTCTTAGCTAATTTATATGATGAACAGGGAGAAACGGATAAAGCAATTTATAATTATAAAATAGTAATTGAAATAAATCCTAAAGACTTATGGGGATATGCTAATTTAGCTTGTATTTTAGAGGAATTAAATAGAAATGAAGAAGCATTGAATTGTATAGATAAGGCCCTAGAAGTTTCGCCTAAACATTATAAGATACTTTTTAATAAAGGTGTTATATTAAATAAACTAAACAACGTAGAGGAAAGTAAAGAATACTATAAACAATCAATAGTTGAAAATCCTAAATACCCATATAGCTTTTTAAATTTAGCTGTTATATATAGGGAAGAAGAAAACTTTGAAAAGGCCATTGAAGTAATTAGTAAAGGAATAATGGAAAACGAAGAAGAAGGATTTTTATATTATAATAGAGCATGTTTTTATGTGAATATAAAAGAAAACTTAAAGGCGTTGAAAGATGTAGAAAAAAGCATACAATTGGATGACTTATTTTTGGATTATATGAAAAAAGATAAAGAATTAAATCCAATAAGGGAATTTGAAGAATATAAAAAGTTTAATTATATAGGAGAATAG
- a CDS encoding TolB family protein → MKSIVYFKKSRKLMFGISLMATIVLASTGVFATNTITSNSTIKPDEFAVFVSNDGLYMSDLKENKPVKLDEGVAEIKLPIISRDGLYVAYTKRDVLYVCNIKTNEKVEVAKDTESYDWDAKNELIYSTKNTGMSMYNTSTKKSTDIINNEYKYYNIKCDSKTKIYANKEFEYTEGKNLNSKALGIISYDLDNKTEKLILEGKTGTDEDFEGKETNAQMFESLGSTPNVSKISNDDKYIYIWNKPKAGSMSADITEYTVYDISNNKFIEFNNDSAYALAYKDNISQNPVNSNLVALNSGIYRDMFSNKTLGILNTENNTFTNLLPENQVSMTPSYSKDGKNILYSAGLQLYANEKSYPLKEWKSEPHNIYEVNAETQKITQITNGKYFDFMPTYLSNNEILFVRGDGDSFSLWKTKDGVETKVGDSLYANSWYYGHYKTEMIMDVFTK, encoded by the coding sequence TTGAAAAGCATAGTATATTTTAAAAAATCAAGAAAATTAATGTTTGGTATATCGCTTATGGCGACTATAGTGTTGGCATCTACAGGTGTATTTGCAACCAATACTATTACATCTAACTCTACTATAAAGCCAGATGAATTTGCTGTATTTGTATCAAATGATGGCTTATATATGTCTGACCTTAAAGAAAATAAACCAGTTAAGCTTGATGAAGGAGTAGCAGAAATTAAGTTACCTATAATATCTAGAGATGGTTTATATGTTGCATATACTAAAAGAGATGTTTTATATGTTTGCAATATTAAGACAAATGAAAAAGTGGAAGTTGCAAAAGATACAGAGTCATATGACTGGGATGCTAAAAATGAGTTGATTTATTCTACAAAAAATACAGGAATGTCAATGTATAACACAAGTACAAAGAAATCAACAGATATTATTAATAATGAATATAAATATTATAATATTAAGTGTGATAGTAAAACTAAGATATATGCTAATAAGGAATTTGAATATACTGAAGGGAAAAATTTAAATTCAAAAGCTCTTGGTATAATTAGCTATGACTTAGATAATAAAACAGAAAAACTTATTTTAGAAGGAAAAACAGGAACTGATGAGGATTTTGAGGGAAAAGAGACAAATGCTCAAATGTTTGAATCACTTGGATCAACTCCTAATGTTTCAAAAATATCAAATGATGATAAATATATTTATATATGGAACAAACCTAAGGCAGGTTCAATGTCAGCAGATATTACAGAATATACAGTATATGATATTTCAAACAATAAGTTTATAGAATTTAATAATGATAGTGCTTATGCATTAGCATATAAAGATAATATTTCACAAAATCCTGTAAATAGCAATCTTGTTGCATTGAATTCAGGGATTTACAGAGATATGTTTTCAAATAAGACTTTAGGAATTTTAAATACAGAGAATAATACATTTACTAATTTACTTCCTGAAAATCAAGTTTCAATGACACCTAGCTATTCTAAGGATGGGAAAAATATTTTATATTCAGCGGGATTACAATTATACGCAAACGAAAAATCATATCCACTAAAAGAATGGAAAAGTGAACCTCATAATATTTATGAAGTAAATGCAGAAACTCAAAAAATAACACAAATCACCAATGGAAAATATTTTGACTTCATGCCAACATATTTATCAAATAATGAAATATTATTTGTAAGAGGTGATGGAGATTCATTTAGTTTGTGGAAAACAAAGGATGGAGTTGAAACTAAGGTTGGAGATTCATTGTATGCAAATAGCTGGTATTATGGACATTACAAAACTGAAATGATTATGGATGTATTTACAAAGTAA
- a CDS encoding M56 family metallopeptidase — translation MKKNKYKVNAVNWFNPIEYIIRNKINVTCELSLDEQLVKNLNKSKRKYYGETILELIEYSQNSSLVIRI, via the coding sequence ATCAAAAAAAATAAGTATAAAGTAAACGCAGTAAATTGGTTTAATCCTATTGAGTATATTATTAGAAATAAGATTAATGTAACCTGCGAATTATCATTAGATGAACAGTTAGTAAAAAATTTAAACAAATCAAAGAGAAAATATTATGGAGAAACAATTTTAGAATTAATAGAGTATTCGCAAAACAGTTCGTTAGTAATAAGAATATAA